In the Salmo trutta chromosome 33, fSalTru1.1, whole genome shotgun sequence genome, one interval contains:
- the tmem39b gene encoding transmembrane protein 39B — MAGGRRGANRTAYCRSPLSSDPGSVGNGNHSTSSPVTGVRSRTRNGSGTGISSPPLAAHTVVPLKHCKIPELSMDRNVLFELHLFFCHLIALFVHYVNIYKTVWWYPPSHPPSHTSLNFHLIDYNMLVFTVIILARRLIAAIVKEASQSGKLSFPHSIFLVMARFAVLTLTGWSLCRSLIYLFRTYSVLSLLFLCYPFGMYIPFFRLNCDFRRVGPLSPITSIGSKEVGSVGRGRDYLTVLKETWKQHTSQLYGVQAMPTHACCLSPDLIRKEVEYLKMDFNWRMKEVLVSSMLSAYYVAFVPVWFVKSTQYVDKRWSCELFILVSVSTSVILMRHLLPPRYCDLLHKAAAHLGCWHKVDPSLCSNVLQHIWTEEYMWPQGVLVKHNKNVYKAMGHYNVAVPSDVSHYRFYFFFNKPLRILNILIILEGAMIFYQLYSLICSEKWHQTISLALILFSNYYAFFKLLRDRIVLGKAYSYSNSSSDQKIS, encoded by the exons ATGGCAGGCGGACGAAGAGGGGCGAACCGCACTGCTTACTGCAGGTCTCCACTGAGCAGTGACCCAGGCTCGGTCGGCAATGGCAACCACTCTACCAGCTCCCCAGTCACAGGGGTGCGGTCTCGGACAAG GAACGGCTCAGGAACGGGCATCTCTAGCCCCCCCTTGGCAGCCCATACGGTGGTTCCTCTGAAGCACTGTAAGATCCCAGAGTTATCCATGGACAGGAATGTGCTCTTTGAGCTGCACTTGTTCTTCTGCCACCTCATCGCCCTCTTTGTCCACTATGTCAACATCTACAAGACTGTCTGGTGGTACCCCCCCTCACACCCCCCCTCACACACCTCGCTG AACTTCCACCTCATCGACTATAACATGCTGGTGTTCACAGTCATCATACTGGCTCGCAGGCTGATTGCAGCGATTGTAAAAGAG GCATCCCAGAGTGGGAAGCTCTCGTTCCCTCACTCCATCTTCCTAGTGATGGCACGGTTCGCTGTGCTCACACTGACGGGCTGGAGTCTGTGTCGCTCCCTCATATACCTATTCAGGACCTACTCTGTCCTCAGCCTGCTTTTCCTCTGTTACCC GTTCGGTATGTACATTCCCTTTTTCCGGTTGAACTGCGACTTCCGCCGGGTGGGGCCGCTCTCACCCATCACCAGCATCGGGTCGAAGGAGGTGGGCAGCGTGGGGCGCGGGCGGGACTACCTGACGGTGCTGAAGGAGACGTGGAAGCAGCACACCAGCCAGCTGTACGGGGTCCAGGCCATGCCCACACATGCCTGCTGCCTCTCCCCAGACCTCATCCGCAAGGAGGTGGAGTACCTGAAGATGGACTTCAACTGGAGGATGAAGGAGGTGCTGGTCAGCTCCATGCTCAGTGCCTACTACGTGGCCTTCGTACCTGTATGGTTTGTTAAG AGCACACAGTATGTGGACAAGCGCTGGTCCTGTGAGCTCTTCATCCTGGTGTCTGTCAGTACCTCAGTCATCCTCATGAGACACCTGCTGCCCCCGCGCTATTGTGACCTGCTCCACAAGGCCGCAGCACACCTGGGCTGCTGGCACAAAGTAGACCCTTCTCTCTGCTCCAACGTCCTGCAGCACAT ATGGACGGAAGAGTACATGTGGCCCCAGGGTGTCCTGGTCAAACACAATAAGAATGTTTACAAGGCCATGGGGCACTACAATGTGGCTGTCCCCTCAGACGTCTCCCACTATCGCTTCTAT TTTTTCTTCAACAAGCCCTTACGAATATTGAACATCCTCATCATCTTGGAAGGTGCTATGATATTCTACCAGCTCTACTCGTTGATATGTTCAGAAAAGTGGCATCAGACGATATCCTTGGCTTTAATTCTCTTCAGCAACTACTACGCCTTCTTCAAGCTTCTCAGAGACAGAATAGTCTTAGGCAAGGCATACTCATACTCAAACAGCTCATCTGACCAGAAGATAAGTTAA